A portion of the Trachemys scripta elegans isolate TJP31775 chromosome 9, CAS_Tse_1.0, whole genome shotgun sequence genome contains these proteins:
- the LOC117882446 gene encoding magnesium transporter NIPA2-like isoform X3, producing MIITETLQGAVMEGMSGHYDFYIGLGLALSSSIFIGGSFILKKKGLLKLASRGSIRAGQGGHAYLREWLWWAGLLSMGVGEAANFAAYAFAPATLVTPLGALSVLVSAVLSSYFLNEHLNVHGKIGCILSVLGSTVMVIHAPQEEEVSSLESMAEKLKDPGFIAFAVCVLVSSILLIFVAGPRYGRSNVLVYVLVCSAIGSLSVSCVKGLGITLKELFAGKQVLKEPLGWILLICLVICISVQINYLNKALDIFNTSVVTPIYYVLFTTAVMTCSAILFKEWQHMVLHNIIGTISGFLTIVSGIFLLHAFRDIPFTPDLLPLFLKQGRADQHTFWRGAEKHQSCLHQPLLGPEDIYKGFQSVEEEGESV from the exons ATGATTATTACTGAGACACTGCAG GGGGCTGTGATGGAGGGCATGTCAGGTCACTACGACTTCTACATCGGACTAGGCCTGGCTCTATCCTCAAGTATTTTCATTGGAGGAAGTTTTATACTAAAGAAGAAAGGGCTTCTCAAGTTGGCCAGCAGGGGCTCCATTAGGGCAG GACAAGGAGGTCATGCATACCTGAGGGAGTGGCTTTGGTGGGCAGGACTACTGTCCA TGGGAGTTGGAGAAGCAGCAAATTTTGCTGCGTATGCCTTTGCCCCAGCAACACTAGTAACTCCATTGGGTGCATTAAGTGTTCTAGTCAG TGCAGTTTTGTCATCCTACTTTCTGAATGAGCACCTGAATGTCCATGGAAAGATTGGCTGCATCTTGAGTGTTCTGGGCTCCACAGTGATGGTAATCCATGCTCCACAGGAGGAGGAGGTATCCAGcctggagtcaatggcagagaaGCTTAAAGATCCAG GGTTTATAGCCTTTGCGGTGTGTGTGCTGGTGAGCTCCATTCTCCTTATCTTCGTGGCTGGGCCCCGTTATGGGCGGAGCAACGTTTTGGTGTATGTTTTGGTCTGCTCTGCCATTGGCTCGCTCTCAGTGTCCTGTGTCAAGGGCTTGGGCATCACACTGAAGGAACTGTTTGCTGGGAAGCAGGTCCTGAAAGAACCGCTGGGCTGGATACTCCTGATTTGCCTGGTGATCTGCATCAGTGTCCAGATTAACTACCTGAACAAGGCCTTGGACATCTTCAATACATCTGTGGTCACACCTATCTACTATGTCTTGTTTACCACAGCTGTCATGACTTGTTCCGCCATCCTCTTCAAGGAGTGGCAACACATGGTCCTACACAACATAATTGGCACTATAAGTGGCTTTCTAACCATAGTCTCTGGAATTTTCCTTTTGCATGCATTCAGAGACATCCCCTTCACCccagacctgctgcccctctttcTGAAGCAAGGAAGGGCAGACCAGCATACTTTTTGGAGGGGAGCAGAAAAACACCAGTCATGTCTACACCAGCCTCTTCTGGGCCCAGAGGACATCTACAAGGGTTTTCagagtgtggaggaggaaggtgaAAGTGTGTAA
- the LOC117882446 gene encoding magnesium transporter NIPA2-like isoform X1 — MFQENTLQLGLSLDLCGGHAQPSSLCESQCSSFLMQGAVMEGMSGHYDFYIGLGLALSSSIFIGGSFILKKKGLLKLASRGSIRAGQGGHAYLREWLWWAGLLSMGVGEAANFAAYAFAPATLVTPLGALSVLVSAVLSSYFLNEHLNVHGKIGCILSVLGSTVMVIHAPQEEEVSSLESMAEKLKDPGFIAFAVCVLVSSILLIFVAGPRYGRSNVLVYVLVCSAIGSLSVSCVKGLGITLKELFAGKQVLKEPLGWILLICLVICISVQINYLNKALDIFNTSVVTPIYYVLFTTAVMTCSAILFKEWQHMVLHNIIGTISGFLTIVSGIFLLHAFRDIPFTPDLLPLFLKQGRADQHTFWRGAEKHQSCLHQPLLGPEDIYKGFQSVEEEGESV; from the exons ATGTTCCAGGAGAACACCCTGCAACTGGGGCTTTCCTTAGATTTGTGTGGTGGACATGCCCAACCCTCTTCTCTCTGTGAATCTCAGTGTTCTTCCTTCCTTATGCAGGGGGCTGTGATGGAGGGCATGTCAGGTCACTACGACTTCTACATCGGACTAGGCCTGGCTCTATCCTCAAGTATTTTCATTGGAGGAAGTTTTATACTAAAGAAGAAAGGGCTTCTCAAGTTGGCCAGCAGGGGCTCCATTAGGGCAG GACAAGGAGGTCATGCATACCTGAGGGAGTGGCTTTGGTGGGCAGGACTACTGTCCA TGGGAGTTGGAGAAGCAGCAAATTTTGCTGCGTATGCCTTTGCCCCAGCAACACTAGTAACTCCATTGGGTGCATTAAGTGTTCTAGTCAG TGCAGTTTTGTCATCCTACTTTCTGAATGAGCACCTGAATGTCCATGGAAAGATTGGCTGCATCTTGAGTGTTCTGGGCTCCACAGTGATGGTAATCCATGCTCCACAGGAGGAGGAGGTATCCAGcctggagtcaatggcagagaaGCTTAAAGATCCAG GGTTTATAGCCTTTGCGGTGTGTGTGCTGGTGAGCTCCATTCTCCTTATCTTCGTGGCTGGGCCCCGTTATGGGCGGAGCAACGTTTTGGTGTATGTTTTGGTCTGCTCTGCCATTGGCTCGCTCTCAGTGTCCTGTGTCAAGGGCTTGGGCATCACACTGAAGGAACTGTTTGCTGGGAAGCAGGTCCTGAAAGAACCGCTGGGCTGGATACTCCTGATTTGCCTGGTGATCTGCATCAGTGTCCAGATTAACTACCTGAACAAGGCCTTGGACATCTTCAATACATCTGTGGTCACACCTATCTACTATGTCTTGTTTACCACAGCTGTCATGACTTGTTCCGCCATCCTCTTCAAGGAGTGGCAACACATGGTCCTACACAACATAATTGGCACTATAAGTGGCTTTCTAACCATAGTCTCTGGAATTTTCCTTTTGCATGCATTCAGAGACATCCCCTTCACCccagacctgctgcccctctttcTGAAGCAAGGAAGGGCAGACCAGCATACTTTTTGGAGGGGAGCAGAAAAACACCAGTCATGTCTACACCAGCCTCTTCTGGGCCCAGAGGACATCTACAAGGGTTTTCagagtgtggaggaggaaggtgaAAGTGTGTAA
- the LOC117882446 gene encoding magnesium transporter NIPA2-like isoform X4, giving the protein MEGMSGHYDFYIGLGLALSSSIFIGGSFILKKKGLLKLASRGSIRAGQGGHAYLREWLWWAGLLSMGVGEAANFAAYAFAPATLVTPLGALSVLVSAVLSSYFLNEHLNVHGKIGCILSVLGSTVMVIHAPQEEEVSSLESMAEKLKDPGFIAFAVCVLVSSILLIFVAGPRYGRSNVLVYVLVCSAIGSLSVSCVKGLGITLKELFAGKQVLKEPLGWILLICLVICISVQINYLNKALDIFNTSVVTPIYYVLFTTAVMTCSAILFKEWQHMVLHNIIGTISGFLTIVSGIFLLHAFRDIPFTPDLLPLFLKQGRADQHTFWRGAEKHQSCLHQPLLGPEDIYKGFQSVEEEGESV; this is encoded by the exons ATGGAGGGCATGTCAGGTCACTACGACTTCTACATCGGACTAGGCCTGGCTCTATCCTCAAGTATTTTCATTGGAGGAAGTTTTATACTAAAGAAGAAAGGGCTTCTCAAGTTGGCCAGCAGGGGCTCCATTAGGGCAG GACAAGGAGGTCATGCATACCTGAGGGAGTGGCTTTGGTGGGCAGGACTACTGTCCA TGGGAGTTGGAGAAGCAGCAAATTTTGCTGCGTATGCCTTTGCCCCAGCAACACTAGTAACTCCATTGGGTGCATTAAGTGTTCTAGTCAG TGCAGTTTTGTCATCCTACTTTCTGAATGAGCACCTGAATGTCCATGGAAAGATTGGCTGCATCTTGAGTGTTCTGGGCTCCACAGTGATGGTAATCCATGCTCCACAGGAGGAGGAGGTATCCAGcctggagtcaatggcagagaaGCTTAAAGATCCAG GGTTTATAGCCTTTGCGGTGTGTGTGCTGGTGAGCTCCATTCTCCTTATCTTCGTGGCTGGGCCCCGTTATGGGCGGAGCAACGTTTTGGTGTATGTTTTGGTCTGCTCTGCCATTGGCTCGCTCTCAGTGTCCTGTGTCAAGGGCTTGGGCATCACACTGAAGGAACTGTTTGCTGGGAAGCAGGTCCTGAAAGAACCGCTGGGCTGGATACTCCTGATTTGCCTGGTGATCTGCATCAGTGTCCAGATTAACTACCTGAACAAGGCCTTGGACATCTTCAATACATCTGTGGTCACACCTATCTACTATGTCTTGTTTACCACAGCTGTCATGACTTGTTCCGCCATCCTCTTCAAGGAGTGGCAACACATGGTCCTACACAACATAATTGGCACTATAAGTGGCTTTCTAACCATAGTCTCTGGAATTTTCCTTTTGCATGCATTCAGAGACATCCCCTTCACCccagacctgctgcccctctttcTGAAGCAAGGAAGGGCAGACCAGCATACTTTTTGGAGGGGAGCAGAAAAACACCAGTCATGTCTACACCAGCCTCTTCTGGGCCCAGAGGACATCTACAAGGGTTTTCagagtgtggaggaggaaggtgaAAGTGTGTAA
- the LOC117882446 gene encoding magnesium transporter NIPA2-like isoform X2, translating to MVGHIAEAERKKHVLPLPMLYLFLRINWTSVPRDGYPAVFTSIKLFFLKVLYHLEIGSFTEEEECWRISPPLRGKFIPFLIGQGGHAYLREWLWWAGLLSMGVGEAANFAAYAFAPATLVTPLGALSVLVSAVLSSYFLNEHLNVHGKIGCILSVLGSTVMVIHAPQEEEVSSLESMAEKLKDPGFIAFAVCVLVSSILLIFVAGPRYGRSNVLVYVLVCSAIGSLSVSCVKGLGITLKELFAGKQVLKEPLGWILLICLVICISVQINYLNKALDIFNTSVVTPIYYVLFTTAVMTCSAILFKEWQHMVLHNIIGTISGFLTIVSGIFLLHAFRDIPFTPDLLPLFLKQGRADQHTFWRGAEKHQSCLHQPLLGPEDIYKGFQSVEEEGESV from the exons ATGGTTGGGCACAtagctgaggcagagaggaagaAGCATgtgctgccactgcccatgctgtacTTATTCTTGAGGATAAATTGGACTTCTGTCCCCAGGGATGGCTACCCAGCAGTCTTCACCAGcatcaagcttttttttttaaaggtgctaTATCATCTGGAAATTGGCTCATttacagaggaggaggagtgctGGAGAATTAGCCCACCCCTCAGAGGAAAATTCATTCCTTTCTTAATAG GACAAGGAGGTCATGCATACCTGAGGGAGTGGCTTTGGTGGGCAGGACTACTGTCCA TGGGAGTTGGAGAAGCAGCAAATTTTGCTGCGTATGCCTTTGCCCCAGCAACACTAGTAACTCCATTGGGTGCATTAAGTGTTCTAGTCAG TGCAGTTTTGTCATCCTACTTTCTGAATGAGCACCTGAATGTCCATGGAAAGATTGGCTGCATCTTGAGTGTTCTGGGCTCCACAGTGATGGTAATCCATGCTCCACAGGAGGAGGAGGTATCCAGcctggagtcaatggcagagaaGCTTAAAGATCCAG GGTTTATAGCCTTTGCGGTGTGTGTGCTGGTGAGCTCCATTCTCCTTATCTTCGTGGCTGGGCCCCGTTATGGGCGGAGCAACGTTTTGGTGTATGTTTTGGTCTGCTCTGCCATTGGCTCGCTCTCAGTGTCCTGTGTCAAGGGCTTGGGCATCACACTGAAGGAACTGTTTGCTGGGAAGCAGGTCCTGAAAGAACCGCTGGGCTGGATACTCCTGATTTGCCTGGTGATCTGCATCAGTGTCCAGATTAACTACCTGAACAAGGCCTTGGACATCTTCAATACATCTGTGGTCACACCTATCTACTATGTCTTGTTTACCACAGCTGTCATGACTTGTTCCGCCATCCTCTTCAAGGAGTGGCAACACATGGTCCTACACAACATAATTGGCACTATAAGTGGCTTTCTAACCATAGTCTCTGGAATTTTCCTTTTGCATGCATTCAGAGACATCCCCTTCACCccagacctgctgcccctctttcTGAAGCAAGGAAGGGCAGACCAGCATACTTTTTGGAGGGGAGCAGAAAAACACCAGTCATGTCTACACCAGCCTCTTCTGGGCCCAGAGGACATCTACAAGGGTTTTCagagtgtggaggaggaaggtgaAAGTGTGTAA
- the TIMM8A gene encoding mitochondrial import inner membrane translocase subunit Tim8 A, producing the protein MRGGTISLLRMRGGAIIPLRASCRQTREGRSRRRAVCPEPGMEASSPAGLGATDPQLQHFIEVETQKQRFQQLVHQMTELCWEKCMDKPGPKLDSRAETCFVNCVERFIDTSQFILNRLEQTQKSKSAFSESLSD; encoded by the exons ATGCGTGGTGGGACAATTTCCCTCTTGCGCATGCGTGGTGGGGCGATCATCCCCCTCCGAGCAAGCTGCAGGCAGACACGTGAAGGTCGCTCCCGGCGGCGAGCTGTGTGCCCGGAGCCCGGCATGGAGGCCTCGTCCCCCGCGGGCCTGGGCGCCACCGACCCGCAGCTGCAGCATTTCATCGAGGTGGAGACCCAGAAGCAGCGCTTCCAGCAGCTGGTGCATCAGATGACCGAGCTGTGCTGG GAGAAATGCATGGACAAGCCTGGGCCCAAGCTGGACAGTCGGGCAGAGACCTGTTTCGTGAACTGTGTTGAGCGTTTCATAGATACCAGTCAGTTTATTCTGAACCGGTTGGAGCAGACACAGAAATCCAAGTCAGCCTTCTCAGAGAGCCTGTCTGACTGA